From the Oncorhynchus nerka isolate Pitt River linkage group LG28, Oner_Uvic_2.0, whole genome shotgun sequence genome, one window contains:
- the galm gene encoding aldose 1-epimerase, producing the protein MALVLMEEFGEVPGEGRVQKWILKSSNITVEIITLGCIITAIKCKGKNGEVNDIVLGYDDLEGYLANPKYFGAVIGRVANRIAKGRFVVDGKDYQLAINNGPNSLHGGLRGFSKVIWGSEGVEGGVRLTLTSPDGDQNYPGEVQASVTYTLEGDTLSIQYQARSTRTTPINLTNHSYFNLAGQGSADIYDHEVSINAPTYLPVDDVMIPTGEVRPVEHTPFDLRRPVLIGPRLKEVPGPGFDHNFCLSSPGDAWTERMCARVFHPASGCVMEVSTTQPGVQFYTANFLDGSFKGKGGASYPKHSAFCLETQNWPDAVNQASFPDALLRPGEQYRHVTRFTFSTA; encoded by the exons ATGGCACTGGTACTAATGGAGGAATTCGGTGAGGTACCGGGAGAAGGACGTGTACAGAAATGGATTCTGAAATCGtctaacatcacagtggaaatcATAACACTAGGGTGCATCATAACAGCCATCAAGTGTAAAGGCAAGAATGGAGAGGTCAATGACATCGTTCTGGGTTATGATGATCTTGAGG GCTATCTGGCCAACCCCAAGTACTTTGGTGCTGTTATCGGCCGGGTAGCCAATAGGATCGCCAAGGGCAGATTTGTGGTCGACGGGAAGGATTATCAACTGGCCATCAATAATGGACCTAACTCCCTCCATGGAGGACTGAGGGGCTTCAGCAAG GTGATATGGGGAAGTGAGGGTGTGGAGGGTGGGGTGCGGCTCACCCTCACCAGCCCAGACGGAGACCAGAATTACCCCGGGGAGGTGCAGGCCTCTGTCACTTACACCCTGGAGGGGGACACACTGAGCATCCAGTACCAGGCCCGCTCCACTAGAACCACCCCCATTAACCTCACCAACCACTCTTACTTCAACCTGGCTGGACAG GGCTCAGCTGACATATACGACCATGAAGTGTCCATCAACGCTCCGACATATTTGCCTGTAGATGACGTCATGATCCCCACTG GCGAGGTCAGACCAGTGGAGCACACACCCTTTGACCTTCGGAGGCCAGTTCTGATTGGACCACGGCTGAAAGAAGTGCCTGGGCCTGGGTTCGACCACAACTTCTGTCTGTCATCCCCTGGAGATGCTTGGACAGAGCGCATGTGTGCAAG gGTATTTCACCCAGCGAGTGGGTGTGTTATGGAGGTCAGCACCACTCAGCCCGGCGTCCAGTTCTACACAGCCAACTTCTTGGATGGCTCTTTTAAAGGAAAGGGTGGGGCCTCTTATCCTAAACACAGTGCCTTCTGCCTGGAGACACAGAACTGGCCTGACGCTGTCAACCAG